Part of the Zingiber officinale cultivar Zhangliang chromosome 8A, Zo_v1.1, whole genome shotgun sequence genome, GATTAGTTAATGAATTAATTAGTATCTGCTGGCTTCCATGCAGCTTTGAGTTCGGGCTACGAGGAACAACTCCTCAGCCTGCACTTTCCCCCATGACGACGACCCGGCAGAGCTCCCGTTGCTTGTCTCTACTTCTTGGTTGAGCTGCACGGAGAAGAGGGAGTAAACTGGGCGGTGGTCGGAGAACCGCGACTCGCCTCTCACGTACCACATTTGCTTCATCCCCTTCCCTCGCCACAAGATACGGTCGCACCTGTTGTATAGCAATTAACGCTAATTAACGTTAATCTATTTTCCTCTTAAACATAAACATTTCACAAAAGGCGCCCTTTTTATCTTAtttagaaagagagagagagaaagtgtgtgtgTTAATTAACGAACAGATGGCGGCAGATCGAGACTCCAATTGTATTCAGACATACACATGTACAACTAAGCCAGGATTATTGCAGGTTAATTAATCATTATAATAAAGCTAGTGGTCGGCTCAACTACATTTGTGAAAGGTTGGACACCTTTCACCTCTTAATTTGATTCCTTAAACCTAACAACACCGGGAAATCAATGGAAACACTCAAAGTCAATGATGCGGCTACCTAAGCAAACTAGCGTTTAGACTTCCTAATTAGTAATTAATCGGCATGGAGTGAGATAATTAATGAAAGTGATCGGTTCATTATACGTGGAAGATTAGAGAGTTAATTACCAGGCTGGGATTCGTCTTTTCTCTCTGGATTTGGCCGGATTAACAGCGTAGATGTCAGAATTGGCCTTGTATTTGTACGTCGGAGGGAAGcttattcttccttcttcccaCCCTGCAAACACACCTCCATCTCTCTGTTCTATCAGTAGCTGCAATTAATATGTTGCACCAATTTAATTATATATGCATTAACTAATTAAGTTTACTAATGCGTTCCTCTTAagtaatattataaattaattaccTGGTCTCTCTCTAACAAGGCCAGCCAATTGTTCCTCTGCAACAGTGCTTGTGTCTCGATGCTATTGGAAGCCATTAATCGATAGTTGAGATCTCCAAGCCATATGATCTTGCTGCATGGTCAAATTTTAACCTATATTAATGGGTTCTGATGcacaagggaaaaagaaaaaaaaaaaaaaaaaacttgattactCGTGCTTCAGGATAGTTTCTGGGGTTCGTGCTGCATTAGTCCTGTGAGAATGTAGGAATTTGGTCCTCTTGATGATCTCCATCACGTCGGAGTTCCGGCGAATCTCGTCGCCGTCCCTTTCTCCTGACGCCAGGTGCGTGCACACGAAGCAGAAGCTTGTTCCGTGCAGAGTCATGCTCATCGATATCGATCCCTGCATTTCATATGATGAGAAGATTTTTGGGAAGGAGATCGATGAAAAATTCACTCACCTTATTGCCCATGTAACCCATGATGCCTCTGCCTACGCAGGAGACTTTGAGACTGGTGATGGCGTCGGCGATGCCGGCGCGGACCCACACGCAGAGGAAGATGCCCACCATCTGCTTGCTAGACGCTAGGAAGTACATCTCCTGTCCAGCGCTGCCGTGGCCGTCGTCGTCTCGCTCTTCTAGCTCCAGCGAGAGCAAATCGGAGAAGCTGACTCTGGGCTTGATACTCCCCCTGTCGAGATCGCCGGAGGCGCAGCTGCAGGGATTTGGCATCTCTGGGTTCAGCATCCGTCGAATAAGGGCAAGCCACCTGTTCGCCGGGCCTCTGTCCTCTGGCCCCAGGACATTACCGGCGTTCAAAGGGACGATCTCCTGAAACCTGTTAATTCCCCCCAAAAAACAATATTTTAGGAAACCGAGGTGGGAATATTCAATTAATCATTAGCTGAGCTCGAATCATCAATAAGTAGTATCGCAATACCCGAGAACGTAGATGTCCGGCGAAGGCGTGCTGATGAGCCAATCTCTCAGGCCGAGGTCGCCGTGGGGCGGCCGCCCACCCACGTTCCATGTGCCCACGAACACCCTGCTCCACCCGATCAATTAAACAATATTCAATTCCACATTAATAATTTCAGTAGCAACTCCAAAAAAATGCCCTTTGTGATCAATAACGCAGGCCTCACCGCAATCCCTCGACGGCGTGCGAGGAGCAAACCGGCATCTCCTTCCCAAAACAGGGGCGTTCGAGGCTTTCACAGCTCTCCACCAACCATCCACCTATAAATCCATAAAAGGACgccaaaaacaaaaaagaaaaaaaaaatcaaaacttttGAAGTTGCAGAAGTGAAATTAATGCTAGCGTTGGGCTATGATTGGGTTCGAGATGGGAACCTGACAACTCGCTGCTGGTTAGAACGCTGCCGTCCTTGTCCGAACAGCTCTTCCGCCTCTGTATCACCCCAAAATTGCCTGCTGTTTGAGGCGGAAATCATAAAAGCTTCACCTTTTAATGAATGACTGCGAAAACAGAGGAGTGACTTACTGTTGCGGTCACAGTACGACTCCGGATTATTCAAGTTGAGCCATTTGCAGACAACCGTCTTCGGCCAAGAAGATGACTGCGACAACCCATTAATTAACTCGATTAATAGCGTTTGAGAGTAATAATTAGAGTATGGAGTTGAATTGTGAGAGAAAGATCTCACCTTTGGAGGCATTCGAGTCGGCTCTGTTCTCATCGATGCCGGTGAGGAGGAAGACGTAGACCTGCGTGTAGAAGAAATTAAAAAACTGGATGATTTTTATTGCGAGATGACGCAGTGTTGAATAGTAGAAAGCTAAAAGTTGATACGGATGTGACTacagagaagaggaaggaagaaACAAGAAGAAACCCAGGCCATGTATTTCCTCTAATTTCGCTTTTGAAACGTTGAACACAGAAATGGCGTCCACGGTCAGAGTCGTTATACAAACCGATCTTAAATCTCAAAAAGTCAAGAAATTAGCTTCCGCCGCAGAAATAGGTTGGAGAAAGAAACCAAAGCGGATCCTTTCCGCCATTGATGAAAGAGTAATTTATCAAGGGAGCTTTAATTACCTTCAAATGGATAAACCGAGGAGAGAAGTGATCGCTTGGGGTTGGAGTCAAGGTTTTTTCTCGCTTTGCTCGCCTTCTGAGAAGCCTTCAACCCACTAGA contains:
- the LOC122007774 gene encoding type I inositol polyphosphate 5-phosphatase 8-like isoform X2 gives rise to the protein MRTEPTRMPPKSSSWPKTVVCKWLNLNNPESYCDRNSNFGVIQRRKSCSDKDGSVLTSSELSGGWLVESCESLERPCFGKEMPVCSSHAVEGLRVFVGTWNVGGRPPHGDLGLRDWLISTPSPDIYVLGFQEIVPLNAGNVLGPEDRGPANRWLALIRRMLNPEMPNPCSCASGDLDRGSIKPRVSFSDLLSLELEERDDDGHGSAGQEMYFLASSKQMVGIFLCVWVRAGIADAITSLKVSCVGRGIMGYMGNKGSISMSMTLHGTSFCFVCTHLASGERDGDEIRRNSDVMEIIKRTKFLHSHRTNAARTPETILKHDKIIWLGDLNYRLMASNSIETQALLQRNNWLALLERDQLLIEQRDGGVFAGWEEGRISFPPTYKYKANSDIYAVNPAKSREKRRIPAWCDRILWRGKGMKQMWYVRGESRFSDHRPVYSLFSVQLNQEVETSNGSSAGSSSWGKVQAEELFLVARTQSCMEASRY
- the LOC122007774 gene encoding type I inositol polyphosphate 5-phosphatase 8-like isoform X1: MRTEPTRMPPKSSSWPKTVVCKWLNLNNPESYCDRNTGNFGVIQRRKSCSDKDGSVLTSSELSGGWLVESCESLERPCFGKEMPVCSSHAVEGLRVFVGTWNVGGRPPHGDLGLRDWLISTPSPDIYVLGFQEIVPLNAGNVLGPEDRGPANRWLALIRRMLNPEMPNPCSCASGDLDRGSIKPRVSFSDLLSLELEERDDDGHGSAGQEMYFLASSKQMVGIFLCVWVRAGIADAITSLKVSCVGRGIMGYMGNKGSISMSMTLHGTSFCFVCTHLASGERDGDEIRRNSDVMEIIKRTKFLHSHRTNAARTPETILKHDKIIWLGDLNYRLMASNSIETQALLQRNNWLALLERDQLLIEQRDGGVFAGWEEGRISFPPTYKYKANSDIYAVNPAKSREKRRIPAWCDRILWRGKGMKQMWYVRGESRFSDHRPVYSLFSVQLNQEVETSNGSSAGSSSWGKVQAEELFLVARTQSCMEASRY